A window from Lates calcarifer isolate ASB-BC8 unplaced genomic scaffold, TLL_Latcal_v3 _unitig_5674_quiver_906, whole genome shotgun sequence encodes these proteins:
- the LOC108875521 gene encoding uncharacterized protein LOC108875521 isoform X4, translating into MFVSTSLQSCDRERMKRRQQHSAEGTSVDPDDRSPDDMETTSSNPDGDTQESDSDHQTLSVECPKCGSNIQVPVDAGVEVTDKYQPASSNQNRTCGEDWVSLSEDQVNLDEVLQELRGLIPDQLYSSAKSPSSYSCCTYKVKLYSVVTGKTFGADDVILEQVKNKRWTATLMEVTTDPQDCYVIIVFCPITSRVGSDVEAAMRREEVSQSQKPVILVMMHHTREVDYSPDGRKWCEKYRNVISEVHVLFHETQPGLLRCDRNDQAFEQIQNEVHKHSKGRRPW; encoded by the exons ATGTTTGTTTCCACTTCTCTGCAGAGCTgcgacagagagaggatgaagaggagacagcagcacTCAG CTGAAGGTACCTCTGTTGATCCAGATGACCGATCACCAGATGATATGGAGACGACATCATCAAATCCTGATGGCGACACACAG GAGTCAGACTCAGACCATCAGACACTCTCAGTGGAGTGTCCAAAATGTGGGAGCAACATTCAGGTGCCGGTTGATGCTGGGGTGGAGGTCACAGATAAATATCAGCCAGCCTCCTCCAACCAGAACAGGACCTGTGGAGAG GACTGGGTGTCACTGAGTGAGGACCAAGTGAACCTGGACGAGGTCTTACAGGAACTGAGAGGCTTGATACCAGATCAACTGTATTCAT CAGCTAAATCTCCATCGTCATATTCATGCTGTACCTATAAAGTGAAGCTCTACAGTGTTGTCACTGGTAAAACCTTTGGTGCTGATGACGTCATACTGGAGCaagtaaagaataaaagatggacAGCAACACTGATGGAGGTGACCACAGATCCTCAGGACTGCTACGTCATCATTGTCTTCTGTCCAATCACGTCTCGTGTTGGATCAGATGTGGAGGCAGCCATGAGACGTGAGGAAG tgtctcagagTCAGAAACCTGTCATCTTAGTGATGATGCATCACACCAGAGAAGTCGACTATTCACCTGATGGAAGAAAATGGTGTGAAAAGTATCGAAATGTCATCTCTGAGGTTCATGTTCTCTTCCATGAGACTCAGCCGGGCTTACTGAGATGTGACAGGAATGATCAGGCATTtgaacaaattcaaaatgaggtgcacaaacacagtaaagGCAGACGGCCTTGGTGA
- the LOC108875521 gene encoding uncharacterized protein LOC108875521 isoform X1 encodes MFVSTSLQSCDRERMKRRQQHSAEGTSVDPDDRSPDDMETTSSNPDGDTQESDSDHQTLSVECPKCGSNIQVPVDAGVEVTDKYQPASSNQNRTCGEDWVSLSEDQVNLDEVLQELRGLIPDQLYSSAERLVNDMKKIPENSEHLVDLVGHMKEHLKSLKEHFKPQKSNKAAKSPSSYSCCTYKVKLYSVVTGKTFGADDVILEQVKNKRWTATLMEVTTDPQDCYVIIVFCPITSRVGSDVEAAMRREEVSQSQKPVILVMMHHTREVDYSPDGRKWCEKYRNVISEVHVLFHETQPGLLRCDRNDQAFEQIQNEVHKHSKGRRPW; translated from the exons ATGTTTGTTTCCACTTCTCTGCAGAGCTgcgacagagagaggatgaagaggagacagcagcacTCAG CTGAAGGTACCTCTGTTGATCCAGATGACCGATCACCAGATGATATGGAGACGACATCATCAAATCCTGATGGCGACACACAG GAGTCAGACTCAGACCATCAGACACTCTCAGTGGAGTGTCCAAAATGTGGGAGCAACATTCAGGTGCCGGTTGATGCTGGGGTGGAGGTCACAGATAAATATCAGCCAGCCTCCTCCAACCAGAACAGGACCTGTGGAGAG GACTGGGTGTCACTGAGTGAGGACCAAGTGAACCTGGACGAGGTCTTACAGGAACTGAGAGGCTTGATACCAGATCAACTGTATTCAT ctgctgaacGTTTGGTGAACGACATGAAAAAGATCCCAGAAAACTCTGAGCATCTGGTGGACCTCGTAGGTCATATGAAGGAACATCTGAAGAGTTTGAAGGAACATTTCAAACCTCAAAAATCTAACAAAG CAGCTAAATCTCCATCGTCATATTCATGCTGTACCTATAAAGTGAAGCTCTACAGTGTTGTCACTGGTAAAACCTTTGGTGCTGATGACGTCATACTGGAGCaagtaaagaataaaagatggacAGCAACACTGATGGAGGTGACCACAGATCCTCAGGACTGCTACGTCATCATTGTCTTCTGTCCAATCACGTCTCGTGTTGGATCAGATGTGGAGGCAGCCATGAGACGTGAGGAAG tgtctcagagTCAGAAACCTGTCATCTTAGTGATGATGCATCACACCAGAGAAGTCGACTATTCACCTGATGGAAGAAAATGGTGTGAAAAGTATCGAAATGTCATCTCTGAGGTTCATGTTCTCTTCCATGAGACTCAGCCGGGCTTACTGAGATGTGACAGGAATGATCAGGCATTtgaacaaattcaaaatgaggtgcacaaacacagtaaagGCAGACGGCCTTGGTGA
- the LOC108875521 gene encoding uncharacterized protein LOC108875521 isoform X3, protein METTSSNPDGDTQESDSDHQTLSVECPKCGSNIQVPVDAGVEVTDKYQPASSNQNRTCGEDWVSLSEDQVNLDEVLQELRGLIPDQLYSSAERLVNDMKKIPENSEHLVDLVGHMKEHLKSLKEHFKPQKSNKAAKSPSSYSCCTYKVKLYSVVTGKTFGADDVILEQVKNKRWTATLMEVTTDPQDCYVIIVFCPITSRVGSDVEAAMRREEVSQSQKPVILVMMHHTREVDYSPDGRKWCEKYRNVISEVHVLFHETQPGLLRCDRNDQAFEQIQNEVHKHSKGRRPW, encoded by the exons ATGGAGACGACATCATCAAATCCTGATGGCGACACACAG GAGTCAGACTCAGACCATCAGACACTCTCAGTGGAGTGTCCAAAATGTGGGAGCAACATTCAGGTGCCGGTTGATGCTGGGGTGGAGGTCACAGATAAATATCAGCCAGCCTCCTCCAACCAGAACAGGACCTGTGGAGAG GACTGGGTGTCACTGAGTGAGGACCAAGTGAACCTGGACGAGGTCTTACAGGAACTGAGAGGCTTGATACCAGATCAACTGTATTCAT ctgctgaacGTTTGGTGAACGACATGAAAAAGATCCCAGAAAACTCTGAGCATCTGGTGGACCTCGTAGGTCATATGAAGGAACATCTGAAGAGTTTGAAGGAACATTTCAAACCTCAAAAATCTAACAAAG CAGCTAAATCTCCATCGTCATATTCATGCTGTACCTATAAAGTGAAGCTCTACAGTGTTGTCACTGGTAAAACCTTTGGTGCTGATGACGTCATACTGGAGCaagtaaagaataaaagatggacAGCAACACTGATGGAGGTGACCACAGATCCTCAGGACTGCTACGTCATCATTGTCTTCTGTCCAATCACGTCTCGTGTTGGATCAGATGTGGAGGCAGCCATGAGACGTGAGGAAG tgtctcagagTCAGAAACCTGTCATCTTAGTGATGATGCATCACACCAGAGAAGTCGACTATTCACCTGATGGAAGAAAATGGTGTGAAAAGTATCGAAATGTCATCTCTGAGGTTCATGTTCTCTTCCATGAGACTCAGCCGGGCTTACTGAGATGTGACAGGAATGATCAGGCATTtgaacaaattcaaaatgaggtgcacaaacacagtaaagGCAGACGGCCTTGGTGA
- the LOC108875521 gene encoding uncharacterized protein LOC108875521 isoform X2 → MFVSTSLQSCDRERMKRRQQHSAEGTSVDPDDRSPDDMETTSSNPDGDTQESDSDHQTLSVECPKCGSNIQVPVDAGVEVTDKYQPASSNQNRTCGEDWVSLSEDQVNLDEVLQELRGLIPDQLYSSAERLVNDMKKIPENSEHLVDLVGHMKEHLKSLKEHFKPQKSNKAKSPSSYSCCTYKVKLYSVVTGKTFGADDVILEQVKNKRWTATLMEVTTDPQDCYVIIVFCPITSRVGSDVEAAMRREEVSQSQKPVILVMMHHTREVDYSPDGRKWCEKYRNVISEVHVLFHETQPGLLRCDRNDQAFEQIQNEVHKHSKGRRPW, encoded by the exons ATGTTTGTTTCCACTTCTCTGCAGAGCTgcgacagagagaggatgaagaggagacagcagcacTCAG CTGAAGGTACCTCTGTTGATCCAGATGACCGATCACCAGATGATATGGAGACGACATCATCAAATCCTGATGGCGACACACAG GAGTCAGACTCAGACCATCAGACACTCTCAGTGGAGTGTCCAAAATGTGGGAGCAACATTCAGGTGCCGGTTGATGCTGGGGTGGAGGTCACAGATAAATATCAGCCAGCCTCCTCCAACCAGAACAGGACCTGTGGAGAG GACTGGGTGTCACTGAGTGAGGACCAAGTGAACCTGGACGAGGTCTTACAGGAACTGAGAGGCTTGATACCAGATCAACTGTATTCAT ctgctgaacGTTTGGTGAACGACATGAAAAAGATCCCAGAAAACTCTGAGCATCTGGTGGACCTCGTAGGTCATATGAAGGAACATCTGAAGAGTTTGAAGGAACATTTCAAACCTCAAAAATCTAACAAAG CTAAATCTCCATCGTCATATTCATGCTGTACCTATAAAGTGAAGCTCTACAGTGTTGTCACTGGTAAAACCTTTGGTGCTGATGACGTCATACTGGAGCaagtaaagaataaaagatggacAGCAACACTGATGGAGGTGACCACAGATCCTCAGGACTGCTACGTCATCATTGTCTTCTGTCCAATCACGTCTCGTGTTGGATCAGATGTGGAGGCAGCCATGAGACGTGAGGAAG tgtctcagagTCAGAAACCTGTCATCTTAGTGATGATGCATCACACCAGAGAAGTCGACTATTCACCTGATGGAAGAAAATGGTGTGAAAAGTATCGAAATGTCATCTCTGAGGTTCATGTTCTCTTCCATGAGACTCAGCCGGGCTTACTGAGATGTGACAGGAATGATCAGGCATTtgaacaaattcaaaatgaggtgcacaaacacagtaaagGCAGACGGCCTTGGTGA